The following nucleotide sequence is from Oncorhynchus clarkii lewisi isolate Uvic-CL-2024 chromosome 6, UVic_Ocla_1.0, whole genome shotgun sequence.
AGTCAAGGGCGGTTGCATATGAGTAACTCTGCTGTGATGGCAGTCTGATGATGATACGAATCTTCTTGTAAACTCTACGAGAAGTTGTAAAGTTAGATTTGTTATGAAATTCTTGAGTTAGTAAGTTACTCTTTAAAAGTAGCAGTTTGTGTATAGTACACATGTATAAGAGATAATCCTACATTTCATCTGTGACATCTATGTAAACAACTCCAAACATTTCTTACATCAGCAGAAGTAGTGAGGCACAGTGAGAAACTGTAGTGTGAATACTTAACACTTCCTCCTTCAAGGTGTTCACTGATTAGACAGGAATGTGTGTGGGTAAGGTGAACTAGGGTCGGATTGGCTggaaaatttaaaaaacacacacaagcatgcacacaaaAACTCTGCTGAGAAGAAGAGTTGACATCAAGTAGAAGGTGTGCCCACCAGTCTGCCTGGCTGTGGCTGCTTGCAGGACAGGATGCTGTGGCTTTGAGTGTGGCCCTTATGCACGGAAGAGGTCACTAGACACAGGGTAGTAGTTGATAGGGGACAGTCTCCTCAGGACAGGTCATAGAGGCTGTCTGAAGGTCATTTATATTAGTATGTGTGTATATAAACGAGTACTCAGTTCTTGTTTCTCTGTAGCGCCTCACAGAGGTTTTGGTTGGGATCTGGTTCCTGTGTCATGACCTCCACACTTTCCCACTCTCCGCTGCGGCTTGACCGTTTCACCGCCTCCACCACCGTCTGCACATACAGCCCATCCTCAAACGTCGACGCCATTGCAACTGGCCCCCGCGCCCACGACCGACGCTCTTCCTGTGCCTGGAAAGCATCTTTTAGAGCCTTAACCATGGAGCCTAGCCCCCGCAGGTGTGGCAGGGGGACATCCTTGACCTCTTGTCCTGTCCCTTTGCTGTCCCCTAGCAGCAGCTCCTCCCCGTTCCCTCCATTTCGCTGCCCATACAGCTCTGTCCCCCTGGCAATCAGCCTCCCTGCTGACCCAACAACCATCACCTCGTGGACAAAGGCCCCCGGCATGTTGAAGTTCAGAGTCACAGTGCAGCACACTCCTGACCCAGTCCCAGGTCCAGAACCAGACCCTCCCATCAGCATCTGGAAGAAACAGAAGTCATCACTGGTGACTCGGCGGATCCCGCGGATCGCTCCATTCTGCCGCACAAACGTCCTGAGAAGGCCATGCACCCGTATTGCCCGTGCTCCCATCAGGTGACTCAGCAGGTCCACGAGGGTAGAGCCAACTGTGTGGAGTCCGCCACCCCCCATCAGCTCCTCGCAGGTCCAGCCGTATGATTGATCGAGCAGACTGGGGCCATAGACGCGGGCGTCACACACCTGCAGCTCACCCACGTATCCCTCTGCCAGCAGCTGCCGCATTGCTACGAATGCCGGGAGGAAGCGCAGAGCATTACCCACAATGCTCAGCAACTGGGGGTAGTACCGCGCCGCAGTCACCATCTTGAACGCGTCCACAGCGGTAGCAGCCTTCTCACATACCACATTTTTACCTAtccctgagagagaaagagagatgttccTGAAAAGCACCTCTATGCTTCAACAACCACCATGTGTGTATGTAGGTTGTGGCACTAtttattaactgtgtgtgtgtgtgtgtgtcgatgagCAAATATAACCTCAGCCCTGACCTTAAAGCCCCACCCAACTAAGGGGTTCCACCAATCGACCGACACAGAAGGAGGAAGAACATACTGTCCAGACCCCTCtgccgcgcacacacacaaagagcaaGTCCCTCCCCCCGGTTGTTGGACACACTCTTAGGAAGCAGGAACTAAAGCAGGAAGCTAAGGTCAACGCTCAGGAATTCACCCAGATAAGACAGTCAATTCACCTCCTCTGACATCATAACCTACTAGTACCTCAAAACTCACGATTAAGTTAAAGCTTATTGGCAACTATTGTAAATCATTCAGAATACAGTgagaaagaggaaaagagagccTCAGCcatggagagggaaagagatgtgGGGGGGGGTATGCGAGGTATGAGTCCAGACAGATTAGAAGAGGAATGCAGCCAGTATCAGTGTTCAGAGACTGTACTGTTTATGTAAGTTTGTGGAAGCATCGCTTCCCTACGGCCTCGTCAATTACTTGTGTGCTATGAAAGCACAGTAAGAgtattgtgtgtgtttgctgaGTGTTGTGTAGGCACTGTGCCAACGTTTGTGGTGTAAACACTGGGATTGTTACTGTGATTACCAACACTCTCCCACGGGGCAGGAAAGAGCCCCAGTCTGCCACACTTCCTGGGTGGGGCTGGACACTATAGAacccaactgtgtgtgtgtacaagcgtACATGCATTTGTGTTGTCTTACCCAGGGCTTTGACGGCAATCTGCCGTGTGAGTGGGGGTGAGATGTAGATGCAGACCAGGTCAACATCAGGGTGCAATAAGACATCGTCTGATTGGCTGGTGTGAAACGGAATGCCCAGCTCCTGCGCCAGGGATCTTGCCTCCTCCTCGCTTCTCCCCCAGAGCGCACGTACCTCAAACCCTTCCCCCCGCAGCAATGGAACTAGCATCCGTGCCGTACTCCCTGTGccaaacacaccaacaccaggcaaCATTGCTGCCACTCCTCTTCACTGTATGTCTGATCTGCACCACACAGACACGCAAGCATCCCAACGTCGTCCTACTCCCACCACTCTTCTCTCACAGTGGTAGTATCTGCCGTATGCTATTGCCTGGCAACAAAGAAAATgttttataattattattatgtaCAATGGAGACTAAACGTTGTTTTACTTTTACATATATTGCACGATTTTGAACGTCCACGACTACCTGCTCCTCTGTCCAACTATCTACAGATTGTAAGACCAGATGTGATTTAACCAAAGATTTTTGGTATCAATTACTGCGAGTTACAGGCTTGCCTATAAAACATGTTGCCAGAGGTTTTTTCAACTAACCTGGTATTGATTGCGATAGATGGGTCCACCCCAAAGTGTTGCATGTCACAATGACACTCATGTCTCGATCAGTGAGAGAAGatttgaaatagacaagatggcgccgtacacattgttggattacttcatgGAGAAAAACATTTATTCATTTTAACAATGGAGAATTTTCAAAATTCAAAACGCACCACCTGCAACTGGACATTTTAGAAGATACGTTTGGCTGAATCGAGAATTAGGAGTGTCGCCAATGCCAGGTTATTTGAAACTTATTCTCTAAAACTATTTGATATTCATACCCATGGTTCTATGGCTGATAACCAAGTAGTTCACACTACAGAACAGCAAAGACTGCTACTTATGCATGTGTGACATAAGCAGAACCATAGCACTCAAACTCCCTACAGTTCTCAGCTTTCCCCGTCTGCCTTGTGTGAACTACAACTCTGATGCTGTGTTTTAACATTTGGAAACGTCAAATCATCGCTTGTGATATGGCCCTTATCTCTCATCAGCGAGAAAAAATCCTTCAGATAAAGAAGATACTTAATATAGAAGTTTTGCACAGTTCCATACAGCTATGGGTGCTTCCATTCTACCAAACTACATGTCAAGTtatgtttacacacaggtgttcggagcatgCTAGATTGCTAATTTTGTCTTCAGTCTGTTTTCCCTAAACAAGTGCTGTAACATTGAGATATGGAAGTGTGGGAGCACTAACCCTATCAAGGTGTGTATAAATATAACCTCTTATTTTCTGAAAAGTATTTCTTGCCGATATGAAAAATGAGATCCATATGCTTCCAAAACCTTACCGAATGCGATgcatgttaatgttcagaccgagTGACGGGGATCTTATCAAAACTCGCCCCTACAGAAGACGCCTTCGTATAATGTGTACTGGAACTAAGAGTCATGACCTAGGGCTAGGAAGAACCACATCtggactgaacaaaaatataaacgcaacctgTAAGTGTtggtttcataagctgaaatttaaaaaatcccagaaatctTCCAtccacacaaaaagcttatttctctcaaatgttgggAACAGCTtacttctctcaaattttgtgcacaaatttgtttaaatccctgttagtgagaatttatcattttccaagataatccatccacctgacaggtgtggcatatcagaaGCCGATTAgacatgattattacacaggggcaccttgtgctggggacaataaaaagccactaaaatgtgcagttgtcataGCAATGCcacaagttgagggagcatgcaattggcatgctgactgcaggaatgtccaccagagctgttgccagataattgaaagctaatttctctaccataagccgactcaaacgtaattttagagaatttggcattaagtccaaccggcctcacaaccgcagaagaCGTGTAAGgtgttgtgtgggcaagcggtttgctgaggTCAACGTTGTAAACGCAGttccccatggtggggttatggtatgggcaggtataggctacggacaacaaacacaatagcattttatcgatagcaatttgaatgcacagagatactgtgacaggATCCTTAGGCCCATTGTCCTGCTATTCATCTGCCgacatcacctcatgttttagcatgcTAATGgcaaggatctatacacaatacctggaagctgaaaatgtcccaattcttccatggcctaaatactcaccagacatgtcagtcattgagcacatttgggattatctggatcgatgtgtataaccgcgtgttccagttcccgacaatatcagcaacttcgcacagcaattgaagaggagtgggcaacattccacaggccacaatcccCAGCCTCATCAAGTCTATGTGAAGGTGATGTATCTTGCTGCATGAgggaaatggtggtcacaccaaatactgactgattttctgatccacgcccctacctttttcttTAAATTCTGTGACTAACGGATGAATATCTGTATCCCCAGTCAAGTGAAATTAATAGATTAAGtcctaatttatttcaattgattgatttccttatatgaactgtaactcggtaaaatcgTTAATTGTtacgtttatttttgttcagtatagataggttagcttgttagctaacattaactaACCAGTGGCTGGGGAGGCAGAAGCCCAGGGGTCCTGGATAAGGATTTTGAAAATCGATGAGATATTTATAACCACTATTGTGACTAGGATATATTTGTGGTCAGCTAGGGTACCTTCGTTCTAGCTCAATGACTTCTGCACCGCCGATTGTTAGGAGGCTATGCCGTGTACCTGCTGATGTGATTGACGTCCCCCGCCTCCGTCAGACTCCCGGTGGTCGTTTAATCTGTGGCAGCAAGACTCACCATCCAGGTCCAAAGTTCATGGTAACAGAGCAAGACTCTCAATTGATTCACACTTCTGTATTCTGTCCAACAGTTGACTTTTCGAGGTTCACTTTGGGCATCCGCGTTCGCCCAGCATCCGTCTTTCTTCACGAAGTTGTCCTGATGCGTCTGCGCAGTGTTGTCGGAGCGACACAATTCCAGTCACGCCCATCTGAGCAACGCCCGGACTGGTTTCGAGGAGGGGGAGGGCGCCCAAGCCATCAAGACCCACGCCATTGGCCGTTCGATAGCCAATGGGCTCTCAGCAACGCTTTCACCTCCTTGttcgaggagaagaggagaagcagTTTGCCTGCAGCAGTGCCGCGTCCAACCAGCTAGTTCGATTGACTGACAGCAAGTTAAATGCGACGCTACATGTAAATTAAGCAAGCTAGCTTAACGAATTAGATATGGTTTACGAGTATAATTGCTTGTTTTCAGATACAAAAATAGTTTAAGTTGCATCATTGATATTGTCAAAGACATACAAACATTGGTATGACACGTTGCACTTcatgaaatcaacaacaaaaactgGCGACTTTGACAGACAGCAGTAATTTACACTGGAAGAAAGTGAAAGACAACTCGGTaaagtagctaacgttagttactgTAATTTATCTGTCGATGATGTGTTACTCTGAAATTACATGTCTGTACACTTTTATTCCAATAACGTGTGCATGTCGTTACATATAAAACGGCACGCACCAGTATCATGATAGGTAATCGACTAATGGTAAATGTTAATTCAGAAATATTTTAATGCATAGCATGCAAACAAAAGTGTTAGTTATTATATTAATGCCATTTTTACAGTTATGTTTCCATCAATGACGGGTAGGCCCCCCTATAAAAAAGGGACTTATTATATAATAAAATGTAGCCTAAGCTATGATATTAGATATCTATTTTCATAGAGTATTATTACAATCAAACCTATTCACACTGTGTTTTAAATTGAAGTGTGCTTGATGTATCTGACACCACAAATTAAGTTCCCTCTGTGAAAATAAAGATAGTCATATATGCTATGTTTTGTTATGATGTGTTTCCAATAGCCTTAACTTGAATATTGAATCCATTTGTCACGTGAGTGCTGCAACTGGACTGTGCTGTTTCTCTGCCACAGGCTATTTTACTTATGTACAAGACACATTCTAATTGCTCTTCCATGCTGGCAACATTTCTGTCCTTTGTTTTCCCATATGTAGAGGGTCCAAGTGGGAGTGAGGTCAgtgaaggaggggcaggaggAGTTAGCAGAGTAGGCTTATATGTAACCTGAGCTGGATGTGGTAAAATGGAGAGTTCGATGTATGATATGGGATATTTTATGCAGATAAATGGTTAAGTCATGATCTACCATGATCTATTTCCGAATTGGTTAAAATAAGGTTAGATTAAGGGGGTtgaaggtccaatgcagctgtttttatctccatatcaaatcatttctggccTGGGGTAAGatattaagtaccttactgttatcgtgttcaattaaaatggtaaaacaAAAATTAAACATAATTCTTAGCAAAGAGtgatttctcaagcaagaatttagctaggactgtcggAATGGTCTGATTAaagaggggaaaactgaaaatttgttattggcagagaggtttggaaatcTATTTCATATTGGTctgttaactaatttaccgcctgaTGATGTCACTAGCCAGGCCAAAACGCCATCCCACCAAAGCAGGATGAAATTCCATGCAGTCttgtcaaacagctcttacactaaaatggcattatAATAATTTTCACTATATTATTCCAACCTCTGTcgaaatatacaatatatatggcctcagaacaacctcaatacatcggggcatggactttacaaggtttcgaaagctggcccatgttgacttcaattttatttaacgaggcaagtcagttaagaacaaattcttatttacaatgacagcctaccctagccaaaccctaacccacacgacgctgggcaaatcacagccggttgtgatacagcctgaaatcgaaccagggtctgtagtgacgcctctagcactaagatgcattgccttagatcgctgcgccactcaggagccctcaatgcttcccacagttgttgtctgagatccccaaagattggaaagctgctgtggtcatccccctcttcaaagggggagacactctagacccaaactgttatagacctatatccatcctgcctgcttttctaaaatcttcgaaagccaagttaatatacagatcaccgaccatttagaatcccaccgtaccttctccgctatgcaatctggtttccgagctggtcatggatgcacctcagccacgctcaaggtcctaaatgatatcataaccgccatcgataaaagacagtactgtgcggccgtcttcatcgacctggccaaggctttcgactcttgtCATTCACCGCATTCTTATAGGCAGattcaatagccttggcttctcaaatgattgcctcgcctggttcaccaactacttctcagagttcagtgtgtcaaatcggagggcctgttgtccggacctctggcagtctatggtggtgccacagggtccaattctcgggctgactcttttctctgtatacatcaatgatgtcgctcttgctgctggtgattctctgatccacctctacgcagacgacaccattctgtatacttctggcacttctttggacactgtgctaacaaacctccaaatgagcttcaatgccatacaacactccttccgaggcctccaactgcttctaaatgctagtaaaactaagtgcatgctcttcaaccgattgctgcccgcaccctcccgtctagcatcactactctggacggttctgacctagaatatgtggacaactacaaaaacctaggtgtctggttagactgtaaactctccttccagactcacattaagcatctccaatccaaaattaaatctagaatcagcttcctatttcacaacaaagcctccttcactcatgctgccaaacataccctcgtaaaactgacaatcctaccgattcttgactttggcgatgtcatttacaaatttGTCTCAACACTCTACTCCGCAAattggatgcaatctatcacagtgccatccgttttatcaccaaagccccatatactacccaccactgtgacctgtatgctctcgttggctggccctcactacatattcgtcgccaaacccactggctccaggtcttctataagtctttgctaggtaaagccccgccttatctcagttcactagtcaccatagcaacacccacctgtagcacgtgctccagcaggtatattgcacttgtcatccccaaagccaacacttcctttggccgcctttccttccagttctctgctgccaatgacagggacgaattgcaaaaatcactgaagctggggtcttaaatctccctctctaactataagcatcagctgtcagagcagcttaccgatcactgtacctgtacacaaccgatcactgtacctgtacacaaccgatcactgtacctgtacacagccaatctgtaaatagcacacccgactacctcatccccatattattacttaccctcttgctcttttgcactccagtatctctacttgcacatcatcatctgcacatctatcactccagtattaatgctatattgtaattattttcaagttatgtacccagtagatccctctggtcctcttgcactttagttactatgcccccggcctctggaatagcctggcAGAGAACCTGAAGGGGGCCGAAACtggacatatttaaaaaatagttttaaaataCCAATTTTTTTTTAGCTGTGATTTTCCTTTGGGTGCTTTTTAGTcgctcagttttttttttttaatcctccTTTTGTTTCAGTTCTTATTTGCATTATTTTTTTCCTCTAAAGGACATTGCATAGCATTCCATGTTTGGAATATGCTCTCCTTTTCAGGAGAGAGCTTTACCCCCATGAGGGTTGTATGTAGTGTGTTCTGTGTCATTGATACACAAATCTACTTTTGAGGTAATAATTTCCTGTGATAAATTAAATTAAAGgcaaaataatatcaaattgccTAATCTGACTAAATGAAGTCCCAATACCttcatgtgtgttttttttataaaGACTCATCTACTCATTGATTGTGGGTTTTTCACTTGGATCATAAAGTCAATCACTTTTCTCCTGTCTTTTGATGTTAACCTGTCCTGAGTCTTTGGAGGCATTTCCAGCCTTCAAAATATATAGTCCTCTGAAGAAATGTCTACCTTAATACCAGAAAAACGTCATAAATGTCATACACATCTATTAGGTCAAACACATAATTTCAATCATATTTTACCTGCAGGATGTGGAACCAACACAGAAGAACATGAACATTTGGAAAGACTTCCTTTATGGCCCCCACCTCCTCCATATCTTTGTAAATCATGAAGGCCCTAGATGTACTGTAACAATAAGAAAGAAAAggggcgcagtggttaagggcgctttactgcagcgccagctgtgccaccagagactctgggtttgcgcccaggctctgtcgtaaccggccgcgaccgggaggtccgaggggcgacgcacaattggcctagcgttgtctgggttagggagggtttggccggtagggaaatccttgtctcatcgcgcaccagcgactcctgtggcgggccgggcgcagtgcgcgctaaccaaggttgccaggtgcacagtgtttcctccgacacattggtgcggctggcttccgggttggatggcgctgtgttaagaagcagtgcggcttggttgggttgtgtatcggaggacgcatgactttcaaccttcgtctctcccgagcccgtacgggagttgtagcgatgagacaagatagtagctgctaaaacaattggataccacaaaattggggagaaaaaggggtaaaaaaaaataaaaataagaaagaaAAGAGGTATAACATGTTAATTTTAGATTCATAAACTATAGAAAATGACTTGGTTATGGCAAGTCATAGTTATTCACTAGAAACAGTTGTCATGGAGGAGCTGTACAAATACCTTGTCTCAAAAGTCATGAGCAACATTTTGCTGGGGGGGTCTATTAACTGATGATGATCGTTGCCACTGGGAAGCCATGCCCACTTTCATCCCTGACAACTAGTGCGTAGACTGCATAAGCATAAGTTGTGAGGCCTGAAATGTCATTGTAATATTAttgatttacagttgaagtcggaagtttacaaacacttaggttggagtcattaaaacttgtttttcaaccactcaacaaatttcctgtcaacaaactatagttttggcaagtcggttaggacatctactttgtgcatgacacttgtgcaagtcatttttccaacaattgtttatatattatttcacttacctcactgtatcacaattccagtgggtcagaagtttacatgcactaaactgactgtgcctttaaacagcttggaaaatcccagaaaattatgtaatggctttagaagcatctgataggctaattgacatcatttgagtcaattggaggtgtacctgtggatgcatttcaaggtctaccttcaaactgtgccaagacctcagaagaaaaatggtagacctccacaggtctggttcatccttgggagcaatttccaaatgcctgaaggtaccacgttcatctgtacaaacaatagcatgcaagtataaacaccacgcagctgtcataaccctgaggaaggagacgggttctgtctcctagagatgaatgtactttggtgcaaaaactgcaaatcaatcccagatcaacagcaaaggaccttgtgaagatgctggaggaaattggtacaaaagtatttatatccacagtaaaacaaggcctatattgacataacctgaaagccaGCTCCGCAAGGAAGAAGGCACAGCTCCAaaaacgccataaaaaagccagactactgtttgcaactgcacttggggacaaagatcgtactttttggagaaatgtcctctggtctgatgaaacaaaaatataactatttggccatgatgaccatcattatgtttggaggaaaaaggggaatgcttgcaagccgaagaacaccatcccaaccatgaagcacgggggtggcagcatcatgttgtgggggtgctttgctgcaggagggactggtgcatttcacaaaatttAATGCCATCATGAAGaagcaaaattatgtggatatattgaagcaacatctcaagacattagtcaggaagttaaagcctgtttgcaattgggtcttccaaatggacaatgaccccaagcatacatccaaagttttggcaaaatggcttaaggacaacaaagtcaaggtattggggtggccatcacaaagccctgacctcaatccaatagaaaatgtgtgggcagaactgaaaaagcgtatgcgagcaaggaggcctacaaacctgactcagttacaccagatctgtcaggaggaatgggccaaaattcacccaacttattgtgggaacccgaaacgtttgacccaagttaaacaatttaaaggcaatgctgccaaatactaattgagtgtatgtaaacttctgacccactgggaatgtgatgaaagaaataaaagctgaaataaataattatcctctactattattatgacaattcacattcttaaaataaagtggtgatcctaactgactaaagacagggaatttttacttggattaaatctcaggaattgtgaaaagctgagtttaaatgtatttgtctaaggtgtatgtaaacttctgacttctgtatatatttttaagtttAAGTTTCACGTTATTGCCATACTCACCAGAATATGAAGCGTCCATAAAAAGTAGATTCTTCCCACCCTAAAATATTTTCTGCCTTTTGAAGTATGAGTATTTGTGGTTGATCTGTTGCTCTGCAGAGGCTGATGGTATAATATCTCACTCTTAAGGTCTGGTTTCACAAGCGAGTCAACACTCCAGGAGTTGTTTTCATGATGCCTGTCCAGGGTCTTCATTCGATTCTTTAGGTACAGGATTTCCCTGAGAGATGGAAAGAAAACAGGCCCCCAATTCGCTAAGTCCCCTGCAAGTAGGCC
It contains:
- the LOC139411502 gene encoding glucose-fructose oxidoreductase domain-containing protein 2-like; translation: MLPGVGVFGTGSTARMLVPLLRGEGFEVRALWGRSEEEARSLAQELGIPFHTSQSDDVLLHPDVDLVCIYISPPLTRQIAVKALGIGKNVVCEKAATAVDAFKMVTAARYYPQLLSIVGNALRFLPAFVAMRQLLAEGYVGELQVCDARVYGPSLLDQSYGWTCEELMGGGGLHTVGSTLVDLLSHLMGARAIRVHGLLRTFVRQNGAIRGIRRVTSDDFCFFQMLMGGSGSGPGTGSGVCCTVTLNFNMPGAFVHEVMVVGSAGRLIARGTELYGQRNGGNGEELLLGDSKGTGQEVKDVPLPHLRGLGSMVKALKDAFQAQEERRSWARGPVAMASTFEDGLYVQTVVEAVKRSSRSGEWESVEVMTQEPDPNQNLCEALQRNKN